The Rhodocytophaga rosea genome has a segment encoding these proteins:
- a CDS encoding Smr/MutS family protein produces MNIGDKVRMLHGREEGIITRFLDNKLVEIEIEDGFRIPVLRTELAIVSAEEAVRFKRETPVDDRQPVSREVFANKGVYMAFLLINDTALALYLINNTDLELPYTIGEVQQENYKGLQAGVLKARTSVKIQEVNTKNFENWPAYLLQFLFFKAGAGAIQEPLTKKIRFRANTFFKSKQTAPVLGKDAYVFQVDKEATEIQPQKITDALYGENTAEVKPARLPAPARETDLHIEKLSKDHAKMGSPQILQLQLQTFESTLDQAIANGMEEIIFIHGVGNGVLRTEIHKRLSKNKQVEYFKDAMKEKFGYGATLVKIK; encoded by the coding sequence ATGAACATCGGAGACAAAGTACGGATGCTGCATGGCCGGGAAGAAGGCATAATCACCCGTTTTTTAGACAATAAACTGGTAGAAATTGAAATTGAAGATGGATTCCGCATTCCGGTTTTGCGCACAGAGCTGGCCATCGTTTCTGCGGAAGAAGCTGTGCGTTTTAAAAGAGAGACTCCGGTAGACGACAGGCAGCCTGTATCCAGAGAAGTATTTGCTAACAAAGGGGTATATATGGCCTTTTTACTTATCAATGATACAGCACTGGCTTTATACTTAATTAATAATACTGACCTGGAACTACCTTATACGATTGGCGAAGTACAACAGGAAAATTATAAAGGCCTGCAGGCTGGGGTATTAAAAGCCAGGACTTCGGTTAAGATACAGGAGGTAAATACTAAAAACTTTGAAAACTGGCCGGCGTATTTGTTGCAGTTTCTTTTCTTTAAGGCTGGTGCTGGGGCCATACAAGAACCCCTGACTAAGAAAATCAGGTTCCGGGCCAATACCTTTTTCAAGAGCAAGCAAACCGCTCCAGTACTGGGCAAAGATGCTTATGTATTTCAAGTTGATAAAGAAGCTACTGAAATACAGCCGCAGAAAATCACAGATGCCTTGTATGGAGAAAATACTGCTGAAGTAAAACCAGCCCGCTTGCCTGCTCCCGCCCGCGAAACAGACCTGCATATAGAAAAGCTCTCGAAAGATCATGCAAAAATGGGTAGTCCGCAGATATTACAACTGCAGTTACAAACTTTTGAGAGTACTTTAGACCAGGCTATTGCTAATGGAATGGAGGAGATTATCTTTATTCATGGGGTTGGAAATGGGGTTTTACGTACCGAAATTCACAAACGGCTGAGTAAAAACAAGCAAGTCGAATATTTTAAAGATGCCATGAAAGAGAAATTTGGGTATGGTGCTACACTAGTAAAGATTAAGTAG
- a CDS encoding ABC transporter permease has protein sequence MSEPNKLPSPPSWASKLLEWVCPDELLEEIGGDLQELFEERIEEVGEKQAGREYVLAVLGYCRPFAFKKQTKPTTKPLYTDMLLNYIKIALRSFQKNRIYSFINLTGLSVACAFCLLVYTFVQHELSFDRFHQKASSLYRLEIKGLGEVAEMGTRSFLSNLTTPDKSRLTRVTPDLAPELQAIFPEVKQISRLMDNYKQIMGVGDKRFHQDNIYLADSNFFDVFSFRLLKGNPKTALSDPQSIVLSEKVALRYFGGKDPIGQRIDVLGDGANHIFTVTGIVENAPSNSSLAYEVLVPLNSKLSPVSLAPKQNLNMLFTMCIVELDAKTDIAAFKHKLKTFGQNYYKDELVKRNVPIERLSLVLTPLTETHLDSIPWGWPRMGKKLNIYVLSLITLFVLVIASLNYIFLSLSHASARLQEMGVRKVNGASRLQLIMQLWTETFMLVLFSMGAGFILSYLLLPVFNTLLDSGLETHLLYSLPAIGAALMLAFVISLLTGIYPALLLSAYNPVRLLKRHSTYRINPTLSRFMVVVQYALCLFLVITTVIMKEQFNYLTHKNLGFDKENLLVINLMENQSMSKGAFLLDKFKAMARTQPDIVAVSGGDNMTRPSMIVFFTINNQPAVINKLSGDYDYVQMMGLHMMEGRTISPQFPTDTSGTGAIIINEQLAKLIGNNCKVGTPCKELDNAVIVGIVKDFHFASLSQPIGPAMLHYNPKYIPNILIKIRPGNIPATIASIEQTWKQVNEGRPLNYTFMDEDIANMYQAQQTWMNIIEAASWFAILVACLGLFGLSGLNAVNRTKEIGIRKILGASVGQIFLLLNTVTIRLAFVSFLIAFPLAYYIGYHWLEDFTYRIDMSWKIFAIAGAAGLLIVLIAVSYYSIKAAIANPVNSLRNE, from the coding sequence ATGAGCGAACCTAACAAACTTCCTTCTCCGCCTAGCTGGGCAAGCAAACTACTGGAATGGGTCTGTCCGGATGAATTGCTGGAAGAAATCGGAGGCGATTTGCAGGAATTATTTGAAGAACGCATAGAAGAAGTGGGAGAGAAACAAGCCGGGAGAGAATATGTACTCGCTGTATTAGGCTATTGTAGACCGTTCGCCTTTAAAAAACAAACCAAGCCAACCACCAAACCTCTTTACACCGATATGCTGCTGAACTATATAAAAATTGCGCTCCGTTCTTTTCAAAAAAACAGGATATATTCTTTCATCAACTTAACCGGACTCAGTGTAGCCTGTGCGTTTTGTTTGCTGGTGTATACATTTGTTCAGCATGAACTTTCCTTTGATCGATTTCACCAGAAAGCCTCCTCGTTATACCGGCTAGAAATTAAAGGGTTAGGAGAAGTGGCAGAGATGGGAACCCGGAGTTTTTTATCTAACCTGACTACACCTGATAAAAGCCGCCTTACCAGGGTCACCCCCGATTTAGCTCCCGAACTACAAGCTATTTTTCCAGAAGTAAAGCAAATTTCTCGCCTGATGGACAATTACAAACAAATCATGGGAGTGGGCGATAAGAGATTTCACCAGGACAATATCTATCTGGCAGACAGCAACTTCTTCGATGTATTTTCATTCCGTTTGTTGAAAGGAAATCCAAAAACAGCCTTATCTGATCCGCAAAGTATAGTATTATCTGAGAAAGTTGCCTTGCGGTATTTTGGTGGCAAAGACCCAATCGGGCAGCGCATAGATGTATTGGGAGATGGAGCAAATCATATATTTACGGTGACTGGTATTGTAGAAAATGCCCCTTCCAATTCGAGTCTGGCTTATGAGGTATTAGTGCCTTTAAATAGTAAATTATCTCCGGTCTCACTTGCTCCCAAGCAGAATCTGAATATGCTCTTTACTATGTGTATAGTAGAATTAGATGCAAAAACGGACATAGCTGCTTTCAAACATAAGCTGAAAACCTTTGGCCAAAACTACTACAAAGATGAACTGGTGAAAAGAAATGTGCCTATTGAAAGATTGAGCCTGGTTTTAACGCCTCTGACAGAAACCCACCTGGATTCGATACCCTGGGGATGGCCCAGAATGGGTAAAAAATTAAATATATACGTGCTGAGCCTGATTACCTTGTTTGTACTCGTGATTGCCAGTCTGAATTACATTTTCCTTTCCCTTAGCCATGCTTCGGCCAGGTTGCAGGAAATGGGTGTGCGGAAAGTAAATGGAGCTTCCCGATTACAGCTAATTATGCAATTATGGACGGAAACGTTTATGCTGGTTCTGTTTTCGATGGGAGCCGGTTTCATATTATCTTACCTGTTGCTTCCAGTATTTAATACCCTGCTAGACAGCGGACTGGAAACCCATTTATTGTATTCCCTACCTGCCATTGGTGCTGCGCTAATGCTGGCATTTGTGATCAGCCTGCTTACTGGTATTTATCCTGCCTTATTGCTTTCTGCCTATAATCCGGTTCGCTTACTCAAACGCCATTCTACGTACCGGATCAACCCAACACTATCGCGGTTTATGGTAGTTGTGCAGTATGCCTTGTGTCTGTTCCTGGTCATTACGACGGTTATTATGAAAGAGCAGTTTAACTACCTCACCCATAAAAACCTTGGATTTGACAAAGAAAATCTGCTGGTCATTAATTTGATGGAAAACCAGTCGATGAGTAAGGGGGCTTTTCTGCTTGATAAATTCAAGGCAATGGCTCGTACGCAACCTGATATTGTGGCTGTAAGCGGAGGAGATAATATGACCAGGCCCAGTATGATAGTTTTTTTTACCATTAATAACCAACCTGCTGTCATTAATAAGCTTTCCGGTGATTACGACTATGTGCAGATGATGGGTTTACATATGATGGAAGGCCGTACCATTTCTCCTCAGTTCCCAACAGATACCTCTGGTACTGGTGCCATTATCATTAACGAACAACTTGCCAAATTGATAGGAAATAACTGCAAGGTAGGAACCCCTTGTAAAGAACTAGATAATGCTGTGATTGTGGGTATTGTGAAAGATTTTCATTTCGCTTCCCTTTCCCAGCCTATTGGCCCGGCCATGCTGCATTACAACCCAAAATATATACCCAATATTCTCATCAAAATCCGACCTGGAAATATACCAGCAACCATTGCCAGCATTGAGCAAACCTGGAAACAAGTGAATGAAGGCAGACCCCTGAATTATACGTTCATGGATGAAGATATTGCCAATATGTACCAGGCGCAACAAACATGGATGAACATTATTGAAGCAGCTTCCTGGTTTGCTATTCTGGTGGCCTGCCTTGGTTTATTCGGTTTATCCGGATTAAATGCGGTGAACCGTACCAAAGAAATTGGCATCCGCAAAATACTCGGCGCTTCTGTCGGCCAGATTTTTCTGCTCCTGAATACAGTTACCATCCGGCTGGCATTTGTTTCCTTCCTAATCGCATTCCCATTAGCCTATTATATTGGCTATCATTGGCTGGAAGATTTCACTTACCGGATTGACATGAGCTGGAAAATTTTTGCCATAGCAGGCGCCGCAGGATTATTGATTGTACTGATTGCTGTCAGTTATTATTCCATTAAAGCTGCGATAGCCAACCCTGTAAATTCTTTGCGGAATGAGTAA